A genomic stretch from Budorcas taxicolor isolate Tak-1 chromosome 15, Takin1.1, whole genome shotgun sequence includes:
- the CNTF gene encoding ciliary neurotrophic factor: MAFAEHPLPPPHRRDLCSRSIWLARKIRSDLTALVDSYMKHQGLNGNVSLDSLEGVPTASSSRWSELTEAERLQENLQAYRAFHGMLARLLEDQRAHFTPAEDDFHQAIHTILLQVAAFSYQLEELMALLEHRVPPREAGGPPLLTGDAGLFEKKLWGLKVLQELSRWTVRSVHDLRTISRQSGVPARGSHRATEDKKM; encoded by the exons ATGGCGTTCGCGGAGCATCCGCTGCCCCCTCCTCACCGCCGGGACCTGTGTAGCCGCTCCATTTGGCTAGCACGGAAGATCCGTTCAGACCTGACTGCTCTGGTGGACTCTTAC ATGAAGCATCAGGGTCTGAACGGGAACGTGAGCCTGGACTCTCTGGAAGGTGTGCCGACGGCCAGCTCCAGCAGATGGAGCGAGCTGACTGAGGCGGAGCGGCTCCAGGAGAACCTCCAGGCCTACCGCGCCTTCCACGGGATGTTGGCCCGGCTGTTGGAAGACCAGCGGGCACACTTCACCCCGGCTGAAGACGACTTCCACCAGGCGATACACACCATCCTCCTCCAGGTGGCGGCCTTCTCGTACCAGCTGGAAGAGTTGATGGCGCTGCTGGAGCACAGGGTGCCCCCCAGGGAGGCCGGCGGGCCGCCCCTTCTCACTGGGGATGCTGGTCTCTTTGAGAAGAAGCTGTGGGGCCTAAAGGTGCTGCAGGAGCTTTCTCGGTGGACGGTGAGGTCCGTGCATGACCTGCGGACCATCTCTCGGCAAAGTGGGGTCCCCGCACGTGGGAGCCATCGTGCCACCGAGGACAAGAAGATGTGA